Sequence from the Nymphaea colorata isolate Beijing-Zhang1983 chromosome 9, ASM883128v2, whole genome shotgun sequence genome:
ttggaTAGTGTCAGGACTCTGGCGTCCTTGAGTACCCACCCGAAGAGCCCAAGAATCACATACTATGTCTCAAAAattaaagcagattcataaaacgcTAGTTCTAAcattctatgaatctgtctcagTTTTTTAAACCTATAAAAGGACAACGGCCTTATATAATTATAGATTGAGTTGCAATTCAAGCATCAAACTCTCAAAACTCCTCAAGGAAGCCACCTTGGCATGCATCTAGAAAGATTACCAATCTGGGTAATGTGGGAATTCATGTATAGATGATGTTCACTTAAATATCTCAATTTCTTAAGAGACAAGACTATTTCATGTCTATCCCTACAATTAAAAGACGTCATAAACTATCTCTTttagaaatgcattttcttCTGATTGTACTCAGATGTGAATGTCGGTCTTGACTTTGAAACCAATTGTAACATCTCAACAATCTAATTGCCAACATTTCTTCTCATCCAAGCTTGAAAAACGAAGAAATCATTGCCACTTTGGGCATGAAAACTACATTCAATAATCATACGTCAAGAGGACGAAGCTGTGAGTTGTATATGAGGCTGATTAAATATACATTCATAATTGAACTTAAGATTGACGTGACACATAGAAAAAAGCGTCAgagaaaaaaatggtgaaaaaagATATCCAGGTTTGGAACTAGGGGCCGGTTCCccttgaatttgtttttttttttctttttctttttgttaatgtgaaattgaagaaaatccCAATGGCCTGTCTATGCATGCTTATCCcctaatatttaaaattttaaaaaatatgtaaaatttggaaaaaaaaaaaaccaacagaTGGGCAGATTACTATGAAGCTTTTTAACTATACGTGCAAGTTAAGAATGTCTCTTCACATCAAACGCAGAGAACCATTTCTTCGACTCTCCCACTTTAGAAAGAATGGAAGTCAAAAAGCTGGCGCTGCCGAATTCAACATGAATGGACCAAATTGAATCCAATCAATGGcaaattgatttgatttaaGGGGGGGTCGCATGTGTCTGTTTTAGATctttttggagaaaattttacgagtttttatttcttaattatTTACTTTGCcataaatttaaatatttttttattactaatTCACTCGATTCAACTGAATGGCTTATTTTGGCTAGATCGGGGAAAAATGCCCAGTCTTAGAAAGGCTCCTTATGAAAAACCCAACCTCTTGGGAAAAATGAATGCATAGACAGAATGACTTCCTGTTATCCCGCTAATACTCAATTTgaggggtatttttgtcattttatagatgattttttttcaactcaacCCCTTGTTATAGGTCATAACATAGAACCTGCTTGGTTGTACTGAGCTCATCAGGCTACCAAGAAAGACCTTCTAATAAGAACAAAATTAAAGGGACTGAGGGGTAAAAATGTAACTAAAGTTTAATTGTTCGTCTCTATGATAAAAACCAGTGTCCATGGATATAAAACATATATCACTCTTATGCTGGTGTTACATGGAAAGggtattttggttttttaaatatatatatatatatatatatatatttgtttccctctcctcttttcttttctgcctTTTCGGCTGAGTGAGAGGTTTATCCCACTGCTCACATCCCTTTTTCTCCTTGCCCAAAAAGTCCATGGCTGCCTCGTTAGCAAGTGGTGCAAATCGTTGTAAAAATGTTTTCATCAatggcattttggtcatttcaatGCCTCTTAATGCTAATTCAATTCGTGAAAACGGAAAACCTGATAGTTTTCAAACAaatgatgtgtgtgtgtgtgtgtttttttttgtatagaTGGGAAGCTGGGAAAGGACCCAAGTGtgtagaatttttgtttttttgcctAAGAGATATAAATGGGGTTCGACCACATAATGTTTTGGTTGCGAATTCTTAAATCTCAATAGTATTCATGCAAACTTATGATgacaataatttaaaataaataaacgtAGGTATagctacaagtttaactcataaATTGAGCAACCCAATGCAAATtctatttatttaaatataaacttgtaattacaatcatttaaatcaatcaatatacgAAATTACAAATTAAAGTCATTGAATTAATTACAATTGAGtaaataaataacttaaattccTGTCATATTGTCTTGAGCTTGTGGTTACAAGTGTTTTCTGTAGacatttcattgacaaattttaCAATGTTTGGCTTCTTGCATGGTGTAGCAGAATAGACCTCCTTCCGTCCTCATCCAAAGGGAAAATGTCTGGTTGAACATACCTCTAAAGTAATACGACCTATCAGCCGCGGTGGCCCACAAAGACCATCGACTTCCTTCCAACTCGTGAAAGCGATAGCGATGCTTTCGCATCTCCCTTCCCTTTCCATGTTtccacttttcttttccaatttcgGCTAGCCACGAAACCAAATTGAACcggtgaaaaaagaaaattatattgtCATATAACTTCTTGCATATTGCATTACTTCCAAATCAAATCGATTTATGGTCGATTCAATTAGAATCCGGCAATTGTGGACAGATTTTTACAGCAATACGACCTTAGTTTTGTTTTGAGGATAGTAAAAGATAAACTTGATTCGAGGGAGGAAGTGCACGTCACAATACAACcttagttacgtgttgagctcaagctgctTTTGCCGAGCTATTCCTAAGCTCAatgtttcattagtcgagccgagcttgagctggctgaactcgggctcgactcgagtCGTGTTCACCCTTAATTTGTAAGAAAGATTGAATGCCCTACCCCCAAATATTGAAGCAGTTGTTTTAGTGCCTAGGCGATCAATATAATGCTTGATCGATCTTCCTTGCATAGCGACATAGCGTGGATTAACCACACATTTAAAAGGGTGTCATCTTGATGGTATCCAAGAATGTTAATTTGGATTAAGTTGTTGTCTTCGAGGCTAATGTAGCGAGGGTTTGCTCTTTTAGGTATGGTTGGaaagttaaaaacttttttttaaaagacaaaaacaccCCTCACACAGTCATGACCCCAAACACTCACTTGTGTGGCAAGGAGCCAACACGCATATCTAAGTAACAGACCAAGGTCATGGTGgttttgaattaattttttaaatagtgaattccttttcatttttaattatttttttgtttagctTTTCAAAGTATTTTAATCATAGTCCAAATAAAGTTTTAGAGCTTTAAATGGCGATGTTTTTTTATGGGTATGATATagcaaacttgaaaaaaaaaatacagtaaatttttaaatattttaaaaaattaaaaataaagagaaaataaaataagttaaaaactaataacacaaacattaaaagataaagtagatttgcaacaaataaaaaataggaaatgaagaaaaactgtttgacattaaaaaaaactgaaaaaaaacacattaaaaacttgtttttttcgtttttaatgtctttttctaagaaaaaacatttttataaagttttaaactgCCATTTAAGTTATCgtgtttttttctcattttttttttcaaaaaaaacctGGTGACTAtgattttaattaatttcaCAGCCGATTTCTGTTCACCGAATGAGTGGCTTGGCGGATTTGATTGTAAGGGCAATTTTGAGAATGTAGATcatgagaatgacatgaaaacaaagaacgGCCACTTGggatattaaaaaaagattgGTGACCATATACTACCGTGTGGTGTGTCATAGTCTGTTGCGTTTCTTGTGAACGATTGAAACCAAGATAAATGCAAGTTGAGAATTGTTTGGTAGAGCGCTCGAGTCCATTTTCGAGCCTCGTTATCGTAATACTTTATACGCATCGTTCCTACAACTAAATCTTAGATGACTTTAACAATTCCAAGTTTCTAATGTTTTATTTAACATAGTTCTTGTTGCCATAGAAATGTAAACGGTTTTATTTGAACATATTCGATTTATTgaataatgtttatatatatttacattcaaacgcgaataaagaaaagtccaCGCTGCAACTAAATTCTAAATGCTACTTTTATATAAGGAAATTTGAACGACATTGTTATATACTAAAAATTAACTTTAGGAGATAGGATATTTACCACTGGTACCAACGTACTATGCGGGGTAAGAAAAGGGGGAAGCGGTAGAAATAATTATTTTACTGCGAACCAATCAAACCTCTAAATAGAAATAATAATTTAAACTTGTTGGGGGTAAAGAAATAACGAAAAATTCCAATGTAGTTTGGTAAAGAATCTGATAAGGAGAGGACGAATTTACCTCTCacgaatattttattatttgctTTTTAAATACAGCGGAACCTTTTTCCACCCCCACCCCCTCAATAATTTCCCACACTTTCCctttctcattaatttttttttataataaataaagggaaagatgaaaaaaaagaatatataaaaaaaaaaaaaaacatttcttgcTCTCCCATCTTCGCTGTCCTTTCTTCCAAGAAATTCAGTGATTCGGGCCGTCCGTTCTCTTAATTTCTGGGattttttaatcttatttttttaatagttttaggAAGGGGGGGGGATCTCTGGTGctcatttttctgaaggaaATAACCTCGAGATTTTCCCCCGAAATTCTCCGCCTTTTTAGGGTTTCTGAAGCCACCGGCTGAAGCATTTGCAGCCATTTCGCAGGGATCCCATCTGCCCTCCTGGGAACCCTGTCCCTCTagttctctccctccctcctttccTCCTCTGGTTCGGTTTCGGGGGGATTTTTCGGACCctttttgttcgatcccttctTCTCGTCGGTCTTCTCGATCGACGAATCCTTTCTGTAGTTTCTCAGATCGGTTCCTTCTTCGTTTCTTCGTTTCTGTTTCTGCTGCTTTCGTTTCTTCTTTGTCTATCGATCGCCGGTGGATCTCTTGTTCCCCTTTTCATGTTAAGGATTTCGAGACGCTTTGATTCGGGGATTTCTgtcctttcctttcttgattCCTCTCCATCTGTCATATGTTTGTGGCTTCCATTTCCGGCTACGGGTTTTCTTTGTGAAAACTGAAGTTTTCCTTCAGAAGTCCGGCCTTTGGTGTTTCTTGGTTACAAATCTTGTAGATTTTCCTTGTTGTTTGGGGAGATCTGAGGTGGAAAATTTGCCCCTTTTGTTTGATCTGCGATCTTTGGTGTGAGATCGGAgctttgtgttttttgtttctttttgtggaAATTCTCTTCCCGGGAATTCCAATTTAGGTGTACGTCTTCGAAAGATCAAGGGAAATTATGGCTCAAGAGAGctggaagagggagaaggatGAGACGGATTGCAAGATCCCGGAGGGTCTCATCCTTTGTGTCAATAATTGTGGCCTCTTTGGTAGCCCTGCGACCCTCAACATGTGCTCGAAGTGCTACAATGAATCCCTTCTGAAGAAACCCAATCCCCCACCATCTTCAACATCATCttcatcagcagcagcagcaccaccaccaccatcatcaccGTCACCGCCACTTTCATCTACATCACCATCAGCACCGCAGACCCAGACGACACCAGCACCACCACAATCATCATCCTCAACGGCTTCATCTTCGTTTTCACCGTCTTGTCCTTTACCTTTACCATCACAACCATCTACGTCAGCTATAGAGACGCCGGAAAAGGGTATCCAGAAGCCGGATTTGACTACGGAGGACCGCCCTGTGAAAACCAGCTCGACGGTTTTCCGGTGCGCCAGCTGCCAGAGGAAGGTGGGCTTGACCGGGTTCCGGTGCCGTTGTGGCGACCTCTTCTGCGCCCGGCACCGATACTCAGACACCCACGATTGCTCATACGATTACAAGGCTGCCGGAAGGGAGGCAATTGCAAGGGAGAACCCTGTGATTAAAGCTGCCAAGATTATCAAGATCTGaggttttctccttttttttttccctttttccttcatttcttcatctcgtttctcttattttctatgTTGTTATATGTACTGGTTTGGATTGAGAAAATTAGTGGATGTGGGTATTGGTTTAACTCTGAGTTTGCTGTGATATGATGTTAACTTCTTGCCTTTGATTTGTCCCGTTttggtttataactttatatggAAATGCCATGTTGTGCATgtctttaaaaattaatattaagtTGGGCATGCATATGACGTTGATGATTTGGTCGCTAGATTTCTGCGTCTTTATAATTTGAAAAAGCTTAAGCATTTGGTATGATTCACCCGTGAATGTATTTgattctccttttttttaaaatcaattaaaGTCAGTCTTGGTATTCTTCCTGATCACAATCAGTTTCTCTCTATCAGTAAATGGCATATGTGTGGTTTAAAGATTACTGGTTTATTACGATGTTTGTGTTGGTTGCTTTTGTTTATACTTTTCAATTGTAGATGtaattttgttttggaaaaggAGATTATGTAGATCAAGTTGTCGATAGATTTCTCTTCAATTACCTTTTTGAGCTACTGTGGTCGATACCTACCCGTTTCTCCTATCTCCATCCAAAGTCCAAACTACTTGTTTCGGtattccctttttcttgttgtgttacatttttttgtttagtgggccggaagaacagaaaaaataagatgTGATGCAATTTGGCTGATGGTTCTAAAGGCGTGGCAGATGTGGTTCAGGAAAAGTTGCAGTATTCAGCTTTTGGAGCTCGTAAAGTGATAATCTTGtcaattagagagagagagagagagaggaccggTGTACCTTCCATTTCTTGGTTGGAAATCGTATCTTACCTCACTGCAactctttctcctttttaagCGCAAAGAAAAGGTGATAtagccttttatttttcttgtgttcAAAGCAAAGCTAACGAGGCTCCTTTTCTCAAAAGGGATCTACATCTCATCAGGACACGATCCATCAAGCCTGAAACCTTTACAGGCCCTTCATTCCTATAAGAAAAATCTGGACGTGCATTATTATGATAGCCCTCTTTCCACCGAAGGGACATGATTCCATTTCCCAAATAAACTTAGTGAAAGAATATGGAAAGCTTATTGGTCCTGTTGGCGGTTGCTTCATCCTTCAATGTGACTTTTTAATCTGTGCAGCCCTGCCTCCTTCGGTGAAGGTTTTGCATAGGGGTTAGTGCTTcgtgttaaaaaaatattaaatatgcTCGAATTGGTCAATTTGAAAAGGAGAATTCCCCTGCCCATGTGGGTAGGAACAAATGCATTTCaatctttttggctttttcctCCGATTTCAGTGGTTGGTTTGTTGAGGGAAAAAGATGTCCACGTGGATAAGAGCTGTGGCCTCCTTTTGTCCGCTTGTATGTCTACGTGTATATGTGTCATAGAGAGATAGATTTCcatctcagagagagagagagagagagggaaggagattCCTTATGAGTGCATGGTTCCATCTATCTGTGCATGATGCAGAAATGTTGCCTGTAGACCAAGGGAATCCACTAGCTTTTAAGAGAATGCTATTCTAATTTCATGCATACATAACGCGGTGGCTGTTGCTTGCTGACGACTACCAGCACCATCCTTCAAATTTCTGCTAAGATCCTCCCTAACGTTAGTAATGAAAGCCCACCATCATGAGCATTAAGGGCGCACCGTTTAACGCCCCCACCACTCTCACTGCTAATGGTTAAAAAGGAGGCCAACAGATGatggcaggagagagagagagagaaagaaacagagagagggGCCTGCCATTACCAGATCAGCACGTTTTTTTTTGGATCTTTTTTATCTTCTACTGGACGGAGGAAACCCAGTCATAAATAAAGATGGGCGAGTTCTCCACGGTTATATCTTGCAGTTGTCTTTAACTCTGCATAATTTTACATATATGGATAAGTTGGTGCATAAATTTGCACctattcagatttagttttctCTTTTAGACCTTGGAACTGGTAAGGACATATCAAGTCTGAATGCAAAGGTGTGGTACACAAAAAAGTTGACACTTGggaattcaaaatgaaaactaattgcCTACCAGCCATCGGTAGGACCTTTACCCTAATCCTCTCCACCATCAATCTCCTTATAAGAGATATTGAACACCAACTCTCTTTATGTTGTGATTCTATTTTATTACCGTTCTTTTAGATCATGCGTTCATAATTATATTGGGAAGCCGACTTGGTGGTGGGTATACCAGTATTAATCATTTGCTTTCCTTTCTGGAAGGTATTCTTTGGCTTTTTCCGAGCATTCCGGTGTTGCCTGCTGTTGCCGATGATTTCATGAGACGAGGATTATGATGGAATTATGGGCATCATGGTTGGTCTTCCAAGTTGTTTCTCAGAACCAGCACAAAGGGTCAATGCTGACGGGCCCGATGGATCAGTACAACCAGGGAGGGCCCTAGTCGGCTGATAGGTGCCTGGTCACGGGTTCAAACCTTTTTTGTCTTTGGTGAAGTTTTCTAGAGTTCAATTCAGAGTTTTACGGTGTTGATGAGCTTAAAGCAGCGTGGTCAAGTCTCTCACCCCAAGAGTAACTTGTTTGTGGATACCAGAGAAGAAAGTATATGGAGGTCTAGAGACGACTGGGTCATTAACCAAGCGTTGGCATAGCGGATTGCTCAAATGTGGGACTCGTCATTCAGATAACAATACTACCACAAACAAAAAGTCATTGCACCAACCCTCTCCAGGATCCTTTCTTTCTGCCTAAAGCATGCTTGTGGAAGTCTTCGCGTTGATTAATAAGAAATTCCAAGTCCAATTATATCACTCAGCTTAATCCTGTTTCTTGGGCACAACATATGAATGATCATGTCTTACTAGCAAATGGTAATTCTTGGGTGAGCAGTAGAAGTATTTTATTCACAACCCAAGAAGGAAGTTGAAGCACCTACCTAGTACCTCGGGTATAGGGTCTGTTTTAATGTATCAGGTTGCCACTCCCGCCAACTTCAGCTTGCACGTTGATAGCCCCCTTTTTGCAGTATAGAGAGTTGACGTCATAGAGTTTCAAAATGAGAACTGGAGCTTATCAGCCACCCTGTCCGTTGCGTCAAGCCCCTCAAGAACTATGTAATTGTTGATGTGAGTTTGTCGAACGTCAACTAATTCTTCAATAATCAAAATTAGGCAAGCGGGCCTACATCGATATCAATGCACCCACTCTTTTATTAGATAAAAGCTCAAAACAACTTTAACAAGATGGAGTCTTCAGTTGGCTAGTAGATCTGCGCTATGCATTCTTGGGatatcttcaaagttcaaactttcCATCCTAAAGCTGCAAAGTTGAGGATAATGGTGCTCTCCATAATTGCCCATTCATAGCTCGTCTTTGTTCTTCAATGGATATCAAGCATGGCGTAATTGCAGCAGCAGAGGTCACCCATTCCATGCATGTGAGTTCTAGAACTTATTACatgttaaaattcaaatttcattgGCCATTTGATAAGAAAACATGATGGAATTATCTCTTAAACTATGAGAGTTTAGATGGAGGCAGATATCTTGGATTAAAAAATGGATGAATTTGCAACCCGATTTTGGCAGTACTTGTAAaggatttgattttaaaaactgaTTCTTAAAGTACTTGAAAAACAATTCATctttaaaattgatttgaa
This genomic interval carries:
- the LOC116260407 gene encoding zinc finger A20 and AN1 domain-containing stress-associated protein 1-like → MAQESWKREKDETDCKIPEGLILCVNNCGLFGSPATLNMCSKCYNESLLKKPNPPPSSTSSSSAAAAPPPPSSPSPPLSSTSPSAPQTQTTPAPPQSSSSTASSSFSPSCPLPLPSQPSTSAIETPEKGIQKPDLTTEDRPVKTSSTVFRCASCQRKVGLTGFRCRCGDLFCARHRYSDTHDCSYDYKAAGREAIARENPVIKAAKIIKI